A single Mytilus trossulus isolate FHL-02 chromosome 12, PNRI_Mtr1.1.1.hap1, whole genome shotgun sequence DNA region contains:
- the LOC134692516 gene encoding uncharacterized protein LOC134692516 has translation MSYSTGHPKTIKMDHFKLAILVITVFIGLTHGPVHVNCQFPPGFGGFPGFPGPFDDGDDGGGEEILVVQDDGGFGGGGGFGGGGGGGGGGGGGFGGLGAGLGALLALPLLLAALRPAAAAPAAAAAVQVPIIVVPVVVTTTMAPVTTTATVTTTATVITTAGVTTTATVTTTSTVTTTSTVTTTSTVTTTATVTTTATVTPTATVTSTATVTTTATVTTTATVTTTATVTTTATVTTTATVTTTATVTTTATVTTTATVTTTAGVTTTASVTTTATVTTTARVTTTATVTTTAGVTTTATVTTIALVTTTAGVTTTATVTTSATVTKTATVTTTATVTTTATVTTTATVTTTNTVTTTATVTTTATVTTTATVTTTATVTTTATVTTTAGNTTTA, from the exons ATGTCATATTCGACAGGACATCCGAAGACAATCAag atGGATCATTTTAAACTAGCCATCCTCGTCATAACCGTTTTCATTGGATTAACCCATGGTCCTGTTCatgtaaattgtcaatttccaCCAGGATTTGGAGGATTCCCAGGATTTCCAGGTCcatttgatgatggtgatgatgGTGGTGGTGAAGAAATCTTAGTTGTCCAAGACGATGGTGGATTTGGCGGTGGGGGTGGATTTGGCGGTGGCGGTGGAGGTGGCGGTGGCGGTGGCGGTGGCTTTGGTGGTCTTGGTGCTGGGCTAGGTGCACTTTTAGCATTACCCCTACTTT TAGCGGCCTTGAGACCAGCAGCAGCAGCTCCAGCAGCAGCAG cTGCTGTTCAAGTTCCTATTATTGTTGTTCCGGTTGTTGTGACCACTACGATGGCTCCTG TAACCACTACTGCTACAGTAACCACTACTGCTACAGTAATAACTACTGCTGGAGTAACCACTACTGCAACAGTAACCACTACTTCTACAGTAACCACTACTTCTACAGTAACCACTACTTCTACAGTAACCACTACTGCTACAGTAACCACTACTGCTACAGTAACCCCTACTGCTACAGTAACCTCTACTGCTACAGTAACCACTACTGCTACAGTAACCACTACTGCTACAGTTACCACTACTGCTACAGTAACCACTACTGCTACAGTAACCACTACTGCTACAGTAACCACTACTGCTACAGTTACCACTACTGCTACA GTAACCACTACTGCTACAGTAACCACTACTGCTGGAGTAACCACTACTGCTTCAGTAACCACTACTGCTACAGTAACCACTACTGCTAGAGTTACCACTACTGCTACAGTAACCACTACAGCTGGAGTAACCACTACTGCTACAGTTACCACTATTGCTTTAGTAACCACTACTGCTGGAGTAACCACTACTGCTACAGTAACCACTTCTGCTACAGTAACCAAAACTGCTACAGTAACCACAACTGCTACAGTAACAACTACTGCTACAGTAACCACTACTGCTACAGTAACCACTACTAATACAGTAACAACTACTGCTACAGTAACCACTACTGCTACAGTAACCACTACTGCTACAGTAACCACTACTGCTACAGTAACCACTACTGCTACAGTAACCACTACTGCTGGAAATACCACTACTGCTTGA
- the LOC134692718 gene encoding uncharacterized protein LOC134692718, whose product MTEEEEKDFPMKSSLKQKLQSFGRNCKIQDKMKTKNFYILVLFLGASTLSLWLLSNPSPHLHTIVTQTHIQINNIKNIPENIRTSHNEEYKIDPNVLEELGFHETHSITYNNLHKDIENLPIGTVIKPGLYDESMRLIKSCHKHLPSKMILIYDLGINYHQRLLVKTYCNETIRKCTLKKFEYEQYPSHVKDLEIKSYRPIIIQEILRDYGMVLWAEPPEVLLTGQINHLIKKAQTLGLVAWTIKDPVSSLTYTKMLKHFKVKIEDYYFKESAKTSQLIVFDTEKIHKDLMLPWVKCALVEECISPTGAQNTACNYERKPLFKYSGCHKYDMSAFDVILGKIFKHSQEYAVEERVFGVPKIVVPQNTENYQMFVSHNVTTDYIERTRLVQIP is encoded by the exons ATGACcgaggaagaagaaaaagattTCCCTATGAAatctagtttaaaacaaaaacttcaATCTTTTGGAAGAAATTGTAAAATACAAGATAAAATGAAGACAAAAAACTTCTATATTCTTGTCCTTTTTCTTGGAGCATCAACATTGTCACTTTGGTTGCTAAGCAACCCATCACCACATCTTCACACTATTGTTACGCAAACCCATATTCAAATCAATAACATCAAGAACATTCCAGAGAATATTAGGACCTCTCACAATGAAGAGTACAAAATTGATCCTAATGTGCTAGAAGAATTAGGATTTCATGAAACTCATTCCATTAcatataataatttacataaagaTATAGAAAATTTGCCGATTGGAACTGTAATCAAGCCTGGGCTTTATGATGAAAGCATGCGCTTAATTAAATCTTGCCATAAACATTTACCGTCAAAGATGATCTTGATTTATGACCTTGGAATAAATTACCATCAACGTCTATTG GTGAAAACATATTGCAATGAGACAATAAGGAAATGCACATTAAAGAAGTTTGAATATGAACAATATCCCTCACATGTCAAGGATTTAGAAATAAAGAGTTATAGACCAATAATTATTCAG gAAATTTTAAGAGATTATGGAATGGTTTTATGGGCAGAACCACCAGAAGTGTTACTGACTGGTCAaattaatcatttaataaaaaaggCACAGACGTTAGGACTTGTAGCCTGGACGATTAAAGATCCTGTCTCTTCTCTCACATAtactaaaatgttaaaacatttcaaagttaaaatAGAGGATTATTATTTCAAAGAGTCAGCAAAAACTAGTCAATTGATTGTGTTCGATACAGAAAAAATTCACAAGGATTTAATGTTACCATGGGTAAAGTGCGCCCTTGTTGAAGAATGTATAAGCCCCACAGGAGCGCAAAACACGGCATGCAATTATGAACGAAAGCCGTTATTTAAGTATTCAGGATGTCATAAATACGATATGTCAGCATTTGATGTGATTTTAGGTAAAATATTTAAGCATTCACAAGAGTATGCTGTAGAAGAAAGGGTATTTGGTGTACCGAAAATAGTTGTGCCgcaaaatacagaaaattatcaaatgtttgtttcacataATGTTACAACAGACTATATAGAAAGAACTAGACTTGTTCAAATtccataa